From the Mycoplasmatota bacterium genome, one window contains:
- a CDS encoding tRNA1(Val) (adenine(37)-N6)-methyltransferase encodes MLKENEVLNDLLGYDHLKIIQRPDMFNFSLDSTLLANFVTINKNVKKIVDLGTGNGPIPLFLSLKTKAKIIGVEIQEQSYDLAKRNIEINQLSNQIEIIHDDLKGIYKKIGHHTCDIVTCNPPYFKVTNASNVNKNDYLTIARHEVLATLEDVVKEASLLLKHGGYFSLVHRPDRLLDIFEIMRQYKIEPKRLRLVYPKPHKECNTVLIEGRKSNQGGLRILPPLYVYHDNNEYTEEIKKMFMMK; translated from the coding sequence ATGTTAAAAGAAAATGAAGTTTTAAATGATTTATTAGGTTATGATCATTTAAAGATTATTCAAAGACCAGATATGTTCAATTTTTCGCTAGATTCAACACTGTTAGCTAATTTTGTGACAATTAATAAAAATGTCAAAAAGATTGTTGATTTAGGAACAGGAAATGGTCCTATTCCGTTGTTTTTGAGTTTGAAAACAAAAGCTAAAATTATCGGTGTTGAAATTCAGGAACAGTCGTATGATTTAGCTAAACGAAATATTGAAATCAATCAATTATCGAATCAAATCGAGATAATTCACGATGATTTAAAAGGAATTTATAAAAAAATAGGTCATCATACATGTGATATTGTGACCTGTAATCCACCTTATTTTAAAGTAACGAATGCTTCGAATGTAAATAAAAATGATTACTTAACGATAGCACGTCATGAGGTTTTAGCGACTTTAGAAGATGTTGTGAAAGAGGCAAGTCTATTGTTAAAACATGGGGGTTATTTCTCTTTAGTCCATAGACCAGATCGTCTATTAGATATTTTTGAAATAATGAGACAATATAAAATTGAACCCAAAAGATTACGGCTTGTATATCCTAAACCTCATAAAGAATGTAATACTGTTTTAATTGAAGGACGAAAAAGTAATCAAGGCGGGTTAAGAATATTACCTCCACTTTATGTGTATCATGACAATAATGAATATACAGAAGAAATTAAGAAGATGTTTATGATGAAATAA